From Parcubacteria group bacterium, a single genomic window includes:
- a CDS encoding histidine--tRNA ligase, which yields MHDILPNVHKYWDKFFKITRELAVFYGFETIETPVVEYADLFNKGLGLNTDVVEHEMYTLKTKGGDFLALRPELTAGVVRAYLENGFPNQPQPIKFFHFGPVFRHESPQAGRYRAFHQADFDVFGEEDAVVDAQVIQLIYAILSELGLKNLSIQINSIGDKNCWLKFREELKMYYRNKILRLCNNCKKRVKENPLRMLDCKEEECAALKSSAPNSVDYLDKTCHDHFKLVLEFLDEIGLPYSLNPYLVRGLDYYTRTVFEIVSENANGSPVALAGGGRYDYLVSQLGGKLTPAMGGSIGIERAIIEMQRQEVKVSAARPKTRIFLAQLGDLAKKKSLRLFEEFRRNNINVSESFGRDSVKAQLRVADRLGADVALIIGQKEALDGTIMLREMQSGVQEIIPSDKIIDEVKKHLKRIVPRMPLTNNEIDDKDGKKTEF from the coding sequence ATGCACGACATTCTTCCAAATGTCCATAAGTATTGGGACAAATTTTTCAAAATTACCAGGGAATTGGCCGTTTTTTATGGTTTTGAAACAATTGAAACTCCTGTAGTGGAATACGCCGATTTATTTAACAAAGGGCTTGGCCTTAACACCGATGTCGTTGAACATGAAATGTATACTTTAAAAACCAAAGGCGGCGACTTTTTGGCTTTGCGGCCCGAACTTACCGCCGGGGTTGTAAGGGCGTATCTTGAAAACGGATTTCCCAATCAGCCTCAACCGATTAAATTTTTTCATTTTGGTCCGGTATTTAGGCATGAATCGCCGCAAGCCGGGCGTTATCGCGCCTTCCACCAGGCTGATTTTGACGTTTTCGGCGAAGAGGACGCCGTAGTTGACGCGCAGGTCATTCAGCTTATTTATGCGATTCTTTCGGAGCTCGGGTTAAAAAATCTTTCTATTCAAATAAACAGCATCGGTGACAAAAACTGCTGGTTAAAATTCCGCGAGGAGTTAAAAATGTATTACCGGAACAAAATTTTGAGGCTTTGCAATAATTGTAAAAAGAGGGTGAAGGAAAATCCATTGAGGATGCTTGACTGCAAAGAAGAAGAATGTGCGGCCTTGAAATCTTCGGCACCGAACTCTGTTGATTACCTTGATAAGACCTGTCATGATCATTTTAAGTTGGTTTTAGAGTTTTTAGACGAGATCGGCCTTCCTTACAGTTTGAATCCTTACCTTGTTCGCGGTCTTGATTATTATACCCGAACGGTTTTTGAAATAGTTTCGGAAAACGCAAACGGATCGCCGGTGGCTTTAGCCGGAGGCGGCCGTTATGATTATTTAGTATCCCAGTTGGGTGGCAAACTGACGCCGGCAATGGGCGGTTCTATCGGCATTGAAAGGGCTATTATTGAAATGCAGCGGCAGGAAGTGAAAGTAAGTGCGGCAAGGCCGAAAACTCGGATATTTTTGGCACAACTTGGCGATTTGGCGAAGAAGAAAAGCTTGAGGCTTTTTGAAGAATTCCGGAGAAACAATATCAATGTTTCAGAGTCGTTCGGGCGCGACTCCGTTAAGGCCCAATTGCGGGTTGCCGACCGGCTCGGCGCCGACGTAGCGCTTATAATCGGCCAAAAAGAAGCGCTTGACGGCACTATAATGTTAAGGGAAATGCAATCCGGCGTTCAGGAAATAATCCCCTCGGATAAAATTATTGATGAAGTTAAAAAGCATCTTAAAAGAATAGTGCCGAGGATGCCGTTGACTAATAATGAAATTGATGATAAAGATGGTAAAAAAACAGAGTTCTAA
- a CDS encoding histidine triad nucleotide-binding protein, producing MDCIFCKIVKKEIPADIVLEDNEMMAFKDIRPKAPVHLLIIPKKHIGPINELDSENSAIIGQLTLKAKEAAEKMGVSENGYRLVFNVGKDAGMEVDHLHMHLLAGKLLPF from the coding sequence ATGGATTGTATCTTTTGTAAAATTGTAAAAAAAGAAATTCCGGCGGACATAGTTTTGGAAGACAATGAAATGATGGCTTTTAAAGACATTCGGCCAAAAGCTCCGGTTCACTTGCTGATTATTCCGAAAAAGCACATCGGCCCGATAAACGAGCTTGATTCAGAAAACAGCGCAATTATAGGCCAGTTAACTTTAAAAGCAAAAGAGGCGGCGGAAAAAATGGGAGTTTCGGAAAATGGTTATCGCCTGGTGTTTAATGTCGGCAAGGATGCCGGTATGGAAGTTGACCATTTGCATATGCATCTTCTTGCCGGAAAATTGTTACCATTTTAG
- a CDS encoding 30S ribosomal protein S21, whose amino-acid sequence MPIEVKKKEGESASSLLRRFSKRVQQSGVLIRARKGRFYLSEPTKRQKRLGALRRLKNQKEREKLYKLGKLPPEKKFRR is encoded by the coding sequence ATGCCTATTGAAGTGAAAAAAAAAGAAGGAGAAAGCGCATCAAGCCTTTTAAGGCGTTTCTCAAAACGCGTCCAGCAAAGCGGTGTTCTGATAAGGGCTCGCAAGGGCCGTTTTTACCTGTCAGAGCCGACTAAACGTCAAAAGAGGTTAGGCGCTTTGCGGCGGCTTAAAAACCAAAAAGAAAGAGAAAAACTCTATAAATTGGGCAAATTGCCTCCGGAAAAGAAATTTAGGCGTTAA
- a CDS encoding GatB/YqeY domain-containing protein produces the protein MTLKERINEDLKTAFKSGSSDVVSTLRFLSSVIKNKELEKRTKMSKEGGLAKELEKLSELTEEELIGVILGEIKKRKESVVQYEKGGRADLAEKETKELEIIKKYAPEEMPEDELRAIIKGKIGEIGGATMKDFGRLMSLIMAEVKGRAGGDIVKKIIEEELK, from the coding sequence ATGACTCTGAAAGAAAGAATAAACGAAGATCTGAAAACCGCTTTTAAAAGCGGTTCTAGTGATGTTGTTTCAACTCTGCGATTTTTATCGAGCGTAATTAAAAACAAAGAACTTGAAAAAAGAACCAAGATGTCAAAAGAAGGAGGACTCGCGAAAGAACTCGAAAAGCTGTCGGAACTTACTGAAGAAGAATTGATCGGTGTGATTTTGGGAGAAATAAAAAAAAGAAAAGAATCGGTTGTCCAATATGAAAAAGGCGGCCGCGCCGATCTGGCAGAAAAAGAAACCAAAGAACTTGAAATTATTAAAAAATATGCACCGGAAGAAATGCCCGAAGACGAGTTAAGAGCGATAATTAAAGGAAAGATCGGCGAGATAGGCGGCGCAACGATGAAGGATTTCGGCCGGCTGATGAGTTTAATAATGGCTGAAGTCAAAGGCCGAGCCGGCGGCGATATCGTTAAAAAAATAATAGAAGAAGAGTTAAAATAA
- the ybeY gene encoding rRNA maturation RNase YbeY, producing the protein MKNEILVYNKTKRRVPEKLIKLIISGALKFLKLKQPVEMAVLVLSGVEIKRLNKVWRGKNNIPDELSFGLNSRQTVKFAKDNNGMLELGEIAVNVDKIYDRKRLSKILVHALLHLLGHHHEKSAAQAKKMEQLEKKILSNL; encoded by the coding sequence ATGAAAAATGAGATTCTTGTTTATAATAAAACAAAGCGCCGGGTTCCGGAAAAATTAATAAAATTGATTATATCTGGAGCTCTCAAGTTTTTAAAACTAAAACAGCCGGTGGAAATGGCTGTTTTAGTTTTAAGTGGGGTGGAAATTAAAAGATTAAATAAAGTCTGGCGCGGTAAAAACAATATCCCGGATGAACTTTCTTTTGGCTTAAATAGCCGTCAAACGGTAAAATTTGCTAAAGATAATAACGGCATGTTAGAATTAGGAGAAATAGCGGTTAATGTTGATAAAATCTACGATAGAAAGCGTTTGTCAAAAATTTTGGTTCACGCCCTGCTTCATCTTCTGGGACATCATCATGAAAAATCGGCTGCCCAAGCCAAGAAAATGGAGCAGTTGGAGAAAAAGATTTTAAGTAATTTATAA
- the ftsA gene encoding cell division protein FtsA: protein MSREDIIIGLDVGTTSIQAVVATKKKTQEIPQVIGWGESVAKGVRCGIVVDIEEASSAIREAFQKAINHAGIKHNEAVVSVGGNHIFVRPSKGVVIVSRADREISREDIQRALVQAEAIPASPNREILHNLAREWTVDGEEGVKDPLGMTGIKLEVDTLIIEGGFPALKNLRKAVNLAGIKIKELVLAPLAASYAVLSPRQKELGTLVLDIGGGTTGLVVFEEGDIFHAAILKFGSAHATHDLVYGLQVDIDTAEKIKRLHGSALAESTSSKDIVDLKKLGGDSSILRKEIATICEARFLDVFEAAQKELKKVGRAAMLPGGAVLTGGGSKISRLDKLAKKELSLPCFRGVAQGILGPEEITQDPVFATALGLVIWAFNGHMSEREPIESQWSFIKWLGNIFIP from the coding sequence ATGTCTCGAGAAGATATTATTATAGGCCTTGATGTGGGTACCACTTCTATTCAGGCGGTAGTGGCCACAAAAAAGAAGACGCAGGAAATTCCTCAAGTTATTGGCTGGGGCGAGTCAGTGGCGAAAGGAGTGCGCTGTGGTATTGTCGTTGACATTGAGGAGGCATCGTCGGCCATAAGAGAGGCTTTTCAAAAGGCGATAAATCACGCCGGTATCAAACATAACGAAGCGGTTGTAAGCGTTGGCGGCAACCACATTTTTGTAAGACCTTCAAAAGGCGTTGTTATCGTTTCTCGCGCCGACAGAGAAATCTCAAGAGAGGACATTCAAAGAGCGCTGGTTCAAGCCGAAGCTATACCGGCCAGTCCGAACCGAGAAATTTTGCATAATTTAGCGCGGGAATGGACGGTTGACGGCGAGGAAGGCGTCAAGGACCCGTTAGGAATGACCGGAATCAAACTCGAAGTTGACACGCTAATAATTGAAGGCGGGTTTCCGGCTTTAAAAAATCTTAGAAAAGCAGTAAATTTGGCCGGAATAAAAATTAAAGAACTGGTTTTAGCGCCGCTTGCGGCCAGTTATGCGGTATTAAGTCCTCGCCAAAAGGAGTTGGGAACACTGGTTTTAGATATCGGCGGGGGCACCACCGGTTTAGTTGTTTTTGAAGAAGGCGATATTTTTCACGCAGCTATTTTAAAATTTGGCTCGGCTCACGCTACTCACGATTTGGTTTACGGTCTTCAGGTTGATATAGATACGGCCGAAAAAATTAAAAGATTACATGGCTCGGCCTTGGCGGAAAGTACCAGTTCCAAGGATATTGTTGATTTGAAAAAATTAGGAGGCGATAGTTCCATTTTAAGAAAGGAAATAGCGACAATTTGCGAAGCGAGATTTTTGGATGTATTTGAGGCGGCTCAAAAAGAACTTAAAAAAGTCGGTAGAGCCGCTATGCTGCCAGGCGGAGCAGTTCTGACCGGCGGCGGTTCCAAAATCTCGCGGCTTGATAAACTAGCAAAAAAAGAGTTAAGCCTGCCTTGCTTTAGAGGGGTGGCTCAAGGAATTTTAGGGCCGGAAGAGATTACTCAAGATCCCGTTTTTGCCACGGCTTTGGGGCTTGTAATTTGGGCTTTTAACGGACACATGTCCGAAAGGGAACCGATAGAATCCCAATGGAGTTTTATTAAATGGCTTGGGAACATTTTTATTCCTTAA
- the ftsZ gene encoding cell division protein FtsZ, with protein sequence MARIKTDIETFARIKVVGVGGGGGNAVTRMFNSQIKGVDFILINTDAQDLHNAKANTKIHIGKNLTRGLGAGMNPDVGKQAAEENRDEIANALKGADLVFITCGLGGGTGSGASPIIADAAHDIGALAVAVVTKPFAFEGKKRTLIAEEAILALRERVDTLITIPNDKVLNLIDKNTSLVEAFNIIDDILRQGVAGIADLITYPGIVNVDFADIKAIMSESGPALMGIGKGKGEDRAISAAKSAINSPLLDISIDGAHGVLFNVSGGADLGMSDVNDAAKVITESIDSEAKVIFGATFDQRLKKGEVKVTVIATGFGMNKRSNGNGNGNGSSAVFKPDINQVLATRPVIEIIDDEEEWDAPAYLRRKKEKDDKK encoded by the coding sequence ATGGCTCGCATCAAAACCGATATTGAAACTTTTGCGCGCATCAAAGTGGTGGGCGTTGGCGGCGGCGGCGGTAATGCCGTAACCAGAATGTTTAATTCCCAGATAAAGGGCGTTGATTTTATTTTAATAAATACCGATGCTCAAGATCTCCATAATGCCAAAGCTAATACGAAAATTCATATTGGAAAAAACCTTACAAGAGGGCTCGGCGCCGGCATGAACCCCGACGTCGGAAAACAAGCGGCCGAAGAAAACCGCGATGAAATTGCCAATGCCTTAAAGGGAGCTGATTTAGTTTTTATAACCTGCGGTTTGGGAGGAGGTACGGGTAGCGGCGCCTCTCCGATTATCGCCGACGCGGCTCATGATATTGGGGCTCTCGCAGTGGCAGTAGTTACCAAACCGTTTGCTTTTGAAGGTAAAAAAAGAACGCTTATTGCCGAAGAGGCGATTTTAGCGCTCCGCGAGCGGGTGGACACTTTGATTACAATTCCAAATGATAAGGTTTTAAATCTTATAGATAAAAATACTTCTCTCGTTGAGGCATTCAACATTATTGATGATATTTTACGGCAGGGCGTTGCCGGTATTGCCGATTTAATAACTTACCCCGGCATAGTAAATGTTGATTTTGCCGACATTAAAGCAATTATGTCTGAATCCGGCCCGGCGTTGATGGGAATTGGAAAAGGTAAGGGGGAAGACAGGGCGATTTCGGCGGCTAAATCAGCAATCAACTCGCCATTGCTTGATATTTCAATAGATGGGGCACATGGCGTCTTGTTTAACGTTTCCGGAGGAGCCGATTTGGGGATGAGCGATGTAAACGATGCGGCAAAAGTTATAACAGAATCAATTGACTCTGAAGCTAAAGTTATTTTCGGCGCGACGTTTGATCAGCGCCTTAAAAAAGGAGAGGTAAAAGTAACAGTAATCGCCACCGGTTTTGGCATGAATAAGCGTAGTAATGGAAATGGTAATGGAAATGGCAGTTCGGCGGTTTTTAAACCGGACATTAATCAAGTTTTGGCGACAAGGCCGGTTATTGAAATTATCGACGACGAAGAAGAATGGGACGCGCCGGCCTATTTAAGGCGTAAAAAAGAAAAGGATGACAAAAAGTAG
- a CDS encoding ComEC family competence protein has translation MTKSRVLLLILLSFIGGIFWYSFISSAPQLRGGSFVLGIFVLIWNCYKWRQGKLKVTGLVLAFCILSFGVGLWRASNVFDNGSTSFTINKEKIILTGKVAAEPDIRIDFSQYALDIMESTAPELKNSGRILIKTGLYPKYNYGDTIEISGKVETPENFSDFDYRSYLAKDGIFWISRYPEIDLLGKSKNYELYGILFAIKNSFINQINEILPEPQSSFLAALLVGARRSLPANLVESFKKTGTSHIVAISGYNISIIGIMLFNVLSFLLLPRRFIFWFTGAIIFLFVIIAGAESSVVRAAIMGTILLISKREGRFYNVANAIILAGAAMLFFNPFLLRYDAGFQLSFLATLGLAYFSPYFEVLLIKLPNVFSFRSNLAATLSAQLATLPVVVFSFGQFSTLSVPANILILPAIPPTMFFGFLAATVSFISIKLGSFLGLIAWFLLSYQIWVVRFLGFLS, from the coding sequence ATGACAAAAAGTAGGGTCCTGCTCTTGATTCTACTTAGTTTTATCGGAGGAATATTTTGGTATTCATTTATATCTTCCGCCCCGCAGTTGCGGGGCGGAAGTTTTGTTTTAGGAATTTTTGTTTTGATTTGGAATTGTTATAAATGGCGGCAAGGAAAATTAAAAGTCACGGGTTTAGTTCTGGCGTTTTGCATTTTATCTTTTGGAGTCGGTCTTTGGCGCGCCTCAAATGTTTTTGATAATGGTTCAACTTCGTTCACCATAAATAAGGAAAAGATAATTTTAACCGGAAAAGTAGCGGCCGAGCCCGACATCCGGATTGATTTTTCCCAATATGCTTTGGACATTATGGAGTCAACGGCTCCGGAACTGAAAAATAGCGGTAGAATTCTCATTAAAACAGGTCTTTATCCGAAATACAATTACGGGGACACCATAGAAATCAGCGGAAAGGTTGAAACTCCAGAGAACTTTTCTGATTTTGATTATCGGAGTTATCTGGCTAAAGATGGAATTTTTTGGATAAGCAGGTATCCTGAAATCGACTTGCTCGGTAAATCAAAAAACTATGAGTTATACGGCATTCTATTTGCCATAAAAAATTCTTTTATTAATCAAATAAATGAGATTTTACCCGAACCGCAGTCGTCTTTTTTAGCCGCACTTCTTGTCGGGGCTAGGCGATCATTACCGGCGAATTTGGTTGAATCTTTTAAAAAAACCGGAACCAGCCATATTGTAGCGATTTCCGGTTATAATATTTCCATCATCGGGATAATGCTTTTTAACGTTTTAAGCTTTTTGCTTTTGCCGAGGCGATTTATTTTTTGGTTCACCGGCGCGATCATTTTTCTGTTCGTTATTATCGCCGGAGCCGAATCTTCGGTGGTTAGAGCGGCTATTATGGGAACCATTTTACTTATCAGTAAACGCGAGGGCCGGTTTTATAATGTGGCAAATGCTATTATACTTGCCGGAGCCGCTATGCTGTTTTTCAACCCTTTTTTACTTCGTTATGATGCCGGATTCCAGCTTTCTTTTTTGGCAACCCTAGGATTGGCCTACTTTTCGCCTTATTTTGAAGTTTTACTTATAAAGTTGCCGAATGTTTTTTCATTCAGAAGTAATTTAGCCGCAACTTTATCGGCTCAACTAGCCACTCTTCCCGTCGTAGTCTTCAGCTTCGGCCAGTTTTCAACACTTAGTGTCCCGGCCAACATACTGATTCTGCCGGCTATCCCTCCGACAATGTTTTTTGGGTTTTTGGCGGCAACCGTAAGTTTTATTTCCATTAAATTAGGCAGCTTTTTGGGACTAATTGCCTGGTTTTTGCTTTCTTACCAGATTTGGGTAGTTAGGTTTTTGGGTTTTTTATCCTGA
- a CDS encoding MBL fold metallo-hydrolase codes for MKKFILIIFTIAVMVWFFVLIPDTKDLEMIFLDVGQGDAILVKTPKNQTLVIDGGPNSKVLEKLGKYLSPLQKRVDIVVLTHPHADHVTGLIEVLKRYDVGLLILGGANLKTDVYNEFIKTTLDKKVLVLIAERGQAIHFSEDLEFDILSPLSANQGIFNKKSEGFGTAGNEVNDASIVGKLIFNNFSVLLTGDATSKIENQLLSYGNALKSDILKVGHHGSKYSSSFNFLNAVSPKAAIIEVGAKNRYGHPSPAALSRLEMFDIGIFRTDLNGDVKVVSDGFTTNIYKEK; via the coding sequence ATGAAAAAGTTTATTTTGATAATTTTTACTATCGCAGTTATGGTCTGGTTTTTTGTTTTGATTCCCGACACGAAAGATCTGGAGATGATTTTTTTGGATGTCGGGCAGGGAGACGCTATTCTGGTTAAAACTCCAAAAAATCAGACGTTGGTCATTGACGGCGGGCCGAACAGTAAAGTTCTGGAGAAGTTGGGGAAATACCTTTCGCCGCTTCAAAAACGGGTGGATATCGTAGTTTTAACCCACCCCCATGCCGATCATGTTACGGGTCTTATTGAGGTTTTGAAAAGATATGATGTCGGCCTTCTTATTTTGGGCGGAGCGAATTTAAAAACCGATGTCTACAATGAATTTATAAAAACCACTTTGGACAAAAAAGTCCTCGTTCTTATTGCCGAAAGAGGGCAGGCGATTCATTTTAGTGAAGATTTGGAATTTGACATCTTGTCGCCTTTGAGCGCAAACCAGGGCATTTTTAATAAAAAAAGCGAAGGGTTTGGAACAGCCGGCAATGAAGTTAACGACGCTTCAATTGTCGGCAAACTGATATTTAATAATTTTTCCGTCTTGCTTACCGGTGATGCCACCTCAAAAATTGAAAACCAGCTTTTGTCTTACGGAAATGCCTTAAAATCCGACATTTTAAAGGTAGGACATCATGGCTCAAAGTATTCTTCGTCTTTTAACTTTCTTAACGCCGTTTCTCCTAAGGCCGCCATTATTGAAGTTGGGGCTAAAAATCGCTACGGCCATCCGTCGCCGGCGGCTTTAAGCCGTCTTGAAATGTTCGATATTGGCATTTTCCGCACCGATCTAAACGGCGATGTTAAAGTCGTAAGTGATGGTTTTACAACTAATATCTACAAAGAAAAATAA
- a CDS encoding nucleoside-diphosphate kinase (catalyzes the formation of nucleoside triphosphate from ATP and nucleoside diphosphate): MAQERTVVLIKPDGVKRGLIGEVISRVEKRGLKIIALSMISPTRKQIDAHYPKDLAWVKRLGEKSLATYAKYGWDAKKEMGTDDPMKIGKSIRNWILDFMTSGPLIKIVVEGIHAVDMVRKLVGNSIPALAEMGTIRGDFSVDSAALANKNKRAVHNLIHASETPEESKHELEFWFSPEEVFDYKRAEEDIMF, from the coding sequence ATGGCACAAGAACGGACCGTTGTTTTAATAAAGCCCGATGGCGTGAAACGCGGGCTCATTGGCGAAGTAATTTCACGTGTTGAAAAACGCGGTCTTAAAATTATAGCGCTTTCAATGATAAGCCCGACCCGAAAGCAAATTGACGCGCATTATCCCAAGGATTTAGCTTGGGTAAAACGCCTTGGTGAAAAATCTTTGGCAACTTACGCAAAATACGGTTGGGACGCGAAAAAAGAAATGGGCACTGACGATCCGATGAAAATCGGCAAATCTATTCGCAATTGGATTTTGGATTTTATGACTTCCGGCCCTCTAATAAAAATAGTGGTTGAAGGAATCCATGCTGTTGATATGGTTAGAAAACTGGTCGGCAACTCTATTCCGGCGCTAGCCGAAATGGGAACAATCCGCGGTGATTTTTCGGTCGATTCGGCGGCGCTGGCCAATAAAAACAAAAGGGCGGTTCATAATTTAATCCACGCCTCGGAAACTCCCGAAGAATCAAAACATGAATTGGAATTTTGGTTTTCGCCCGAAGAAGTTTTTGATTACAAGCGGGCAGAGGAAGATATAATGTTTTGA
- a CDS encoding NUDIX domain-containing protein has protein sequence MEDPRLHIIAVTGIVVRDSRFLIMKRSEKEKAYPGYWTVPGGKIVRHEYEKMPITPNTEGWYDIVAKTLKKEIDEEAGIQIHDVKYLTDMTFIRPDDIPVLVLSYWCRYKSGEVRLGKDMTDYAWVTPKEAKKYNLIPGILDEIESVDKLLEI, from the coding sequence ATGGAAGATCCGCGCCTACACATCATTGCGGTAACCGGTATCGTTGTTCGCGACAGCCGGTTTTTAATTATGAAACGTTCAGAAAAAGAAAAAGCTTATCCGGGTTACTGGACCGTGCCGGGCGGTAAAATTGTCCGCCACGAATATGAAAAAATGCCGATAACGCCCAATACAGAGGGCTGGTATGACATTGTCGCCAAGACGCTTAAAAAAGAGATTGACGAAGAAGCGGGCATTCAGATTCATGACGTGAAATATCTGACCGATATGACTTTTATTAGGCCGGATGACATTCCGGTATTAGTTTTAAGTTATTGGTGCCGCTATAAAAGCGGTGAGGTGCGGCTGGGCAAGGACATGACTGATTATGCTTGGGTTACGCCAAAAGAAGCCAAAAAATATAATTTAATTCCCGGAATTTTGGATGAGATTGAGTCGGTTGATAAACTTTTAGAAATTTAG
- a CDS encoding ATPase, giving the protein MAINVIKSNGQSQPFDALKIKRTILRSGASEETANRIAGEIENRVREGMKTKEIYSMILALLDKKAPAASRRYDLRSAILRLGPAGFDFEKYIAELLAAYGYKTELPPILEGACVTHEVDVLAAKEGRTAMIEAKLRQELGIFITIKDTMSTWARFLDLVDSAKIGKVPHLDECWLITNSRFSHDSIKYGHCKNMVMLSWDHPKERPLPTWIDDVSLYPVTILKSIGPSILKSFSEANIMLLRDLVKISPEELQKSLKLPPDVTKRLIEEAKMILEK; this is encoded by the coding sequence ATGGCGATAAACGTAATTAAATCCAATGGACAGTCGCAGCCGTTTGATGCCCTAAAGATCAAGCGGACGATTTTGCGTTCAGGAGCAAGTGAAGAAACGGCTAATCGGATTGCTGGTGAAATTGAAAATAGGGTTCGCGAAGGAATGAAAACCAAAGAAATTTATAGCATGATTCTCGCCTTGCTTGATAAAAAAGCGCCGGCTGCTTCCCGCCGCTATGACTTGCGAAGCGCGATTTTACGCCTCGGGCCCGCCGGTTTTGATTTTGAGAAATACATTGCCGAACTTTTGGCGGCCTACGGCTACAAGACAGAGTTACCGCCAATCCTTGAGGGCGCTTGCGTTACCCACGAAGTTGACGTTCTTGCAGCTAAAGAAGGCCGCACCGCTATGATTGAAGCCAAGCTAAGGCAAGAGCTTGGAATTTTCATTACCATAAAAGACACAATGTCGACTTGGGCGAGATTTTTGGATCTTGTTGATTCGGCAAAAATCGGCAAAGTGCCCCATCTTGATGAATGCTGGCTGATTACAAACAGCCGCTTTTCACACGATTCAATTAAATATGGCCATTGCAAGAACATGGTTATGCTTTCTTGGGACCATCCAAAAGAAAGGCCTCTTCCAACATGGATTGACGATGTTAGTTTATATCCTGTAACAATCTTAAAGAGCATTGGCCCATCAATACTCAAATCTTTTAGCGAAGCCAACATTATGCTTTTGCGCGACTTGGTTAAAATATCGCCGGAAGAACTGCAAAAATCTCTGAAACTGCCGCCGGATGTTACAAAAAGACTGATTGAAGAAGCAAAAATGATATTGGAAAAATAA
- a CDS encoding site-2 protease family protein, with product MPNQVIFFLYPLIVLLFSVILHEVSHGFSAKLQGDNTAETAGRLTLNPLPHLDPFGSIILPLLLAIPAFFGAPSFIIGWAKPVPFNPNNLKNKRWGPALVALAGPLTNIILAMIFGILIRFSYLIPALPPSFDMFLSYIVLINLLLAIFNLMPIPPLDGSKILFSALPRRWHNFETLLERQGFILILIFIFFGFSLILPVIFSLFNLIAGRQFGF from the coding sequence ATGCCTAATCAAGTTATATTTTTTTTATATCCCCTGATTGTTTTATTATTCTCCGTTATTCTACACGAAGTGAGCCATGGTTTCTCGGCAAAACTTCAAGGTGATAATACCGCCGAAACGGCCGGCCGGCTTACTTTAAACCCCTTGCCGCATCTTGATCCTTTCGGTTCTATAATCCTGCCCCTTCTTTTGGCAATTCCGGCGTTTTTCGGGGCGCCGTCTTTTATTATCGGTTGGGCAAAGCCGGTGCCTTTTAACCCGAATAATTTAAAAAATAAAAGATGGGGGCCGGCGTTGGTGGCTTTGGCCGGCCCGTTGACCAATATAATTCTCGCGATGATCTTTGGAATTCTTATCAGATTCTCTTATCTTATTCCGGCTTTACCGCCTTCGTTTGATATGTTCTTATCGTATATTGTTTTGATTAATTTGCTTTTGGCCATTTTTAATTTAATGCCGATTCCGCCGCTTGACGGTTCAAAAATTTTGTTTTCGGCCTTGCCGCGTCGCTGGCATAATTTTGAGACACTACTTGAACGCCAGGGATTTATTCTAATTTTGATTTTTATCTTTTTTGGCTTTAGTCTGATTCTGCCGGTCATTTTTTCTCTTTTTAATCTAATTGCCGGCCGCCAATTCGGGTTTTAG
- a CDS encoding 3D domain-containing protein translates to MNKTLKLSRFCFIRAKVLAIILVLAVNIPAHSVSAAWDFKGVMATISGKNGDYFSSLVATGDSVMAVNMSKVPNTIRTTLTAYSSTPDQTDDTPFTTASNTMVRDGVIASNFLAFGTKVQIPEIFGDKVFTVEDRMARKHPDKIDIWFLERHSATKFGIVKDAEVIILD, encoded by the coding sequence ATGAACAAAACATTAAAATTAAGCCGCTTTTGCTTCATTAGAGCCAAAGTGCTAGCGATTATTCTGGTTTTAGCTGTGAACATTCCTGCTCATAGCGTTTCCGCGGCTTGGGATTTTAAAGGCGTAATGGCGACTATTAGCGGTAAAAATGGTGATTATTTCAGTTCTCTTGTGGCTACCGGTGATTCGGTTATGGCGGTAAATATGTCTAAGGTGCCTAATACGATAAGAACGACTTTAACCGCCTATTCTTCCACGCCTGACCAGACCGACGATACGCCTTTTACCACCGCTTCAAATACCATGGTTCGCGACGGCGTTATTGCTTCCAACTTTTTGGCGTTTGGCACTAAAGTGCAGATTCCGGAAATTTTCGGCGACAAGGTGTTTACTGTTGAAGATCGGATGGCGCGCAAGCATCCCGATAAAATAGATATTTGGTTTCTTGAAAGACATTCGGCAACAAAGTTCGGCATAGTAAAAGATGCCGAAGTAATCATCTTGGATTAA